Proteins encoded within one genomic window of Oryza brachyantha chromosome 7, ObraRS2, whole genome shotgun sequence:
- the LOC102704159 gene encoding uncharacterized protein LOC102704159 isoform X1 has translation MVKYMLAELSKLAQCKVMNDDTTHLIPENGSRRDSWSKMRLRLHLLVLCLVIIFLVYNMASYQHRQTTLEAKSRPFDTITVSDKVPGKVPKRSADRVGFLPHGIVEPYSDMELKPLWLTRSAQSKESSQNDRCLIAIPAGINQKKSVDAILKKFLPENFTVMLFHYDGNVDGWNDLPWSRSVVHISASNQTKWWFAKRFLHPSVVSMYEYIFLWDEDLEVDNFNPRRYLNIVKSEGLEISQPGLDPKLSEIHHRITVRKKGWSFHRKVNRGNKDCSKEGPPCSGWVEGMAPVFSKSAWQCAWHLIQNDLIHGWGIDYKFGYCAQGDRTKNIGVVDSEYIVHRGVQTLGGSSSKRTHGKNIDPHGQTTVEAQQVRTGLDMRTKVRRNSRLELRDFQKRWERAAREDRAWVDPFARSRRKGKKNDKQ, from the exons ATGGTGAAGTATATGCTTGCCGAACTCTCTAAGCTAGCTCAGTGCAAAGTGATGAATGATGATACTACCCACTTGATTCCAGAGAATGGTAGCAGGAGAGATAGCTGGTCTAAGATGAGACTGCGGTTGCATCTTTTGGTTCTTTGCTTGGTCATTATATTTCTGGTTTATAACATGGCGAGTTACCAACATAGACAGACAACG TTGGAAGCAAAATCTCGCCCATTTGATACAATTACG GTGTCTGACAAAGTGCCTGGTAAGGTGCCTAAAAGATCTGCTGATAGGGTTGGTTTTTTACCTCATGGTATAGTGGAACCTTACTCTGACATGGAGTTGAAGCCATTATGGCTCACAAGAAGTGCGCAATCGAAG GAATCTAGCCAGAATGATCGGTGTTTGATTGCCATCCCTGCTGGtataaatcagaaaaaaagtGTGGATGCTATTCTGAAGAAG TTTCTTCCAGAGAATTTTACTGTTATGTTGTTCCATTATGATGGTAATGTTGATGGTTGGAACGATCTACCTTGGAGCAGAAGTGTGGTACATATATCTGCTTCTAACCAGACAAAATG GTGGTTTGCAAAAAGATTCCTTCATCCTTCTGTTGTCTCCATGTATGAGTATATATTTCTTTGGGATGAAGATCTGGAAGTAGATAACTTTAATCCAAGGAG ATacttaaatatagttaaatcAGAAGGGCTGGAGATATCCCAGCCAGGTCTTGATCCTAAATTGTCTGAAATTCATCATCGGATAACTGTTCGTAAAAAGGGTTGGAGTTTTCATAG AAAAGTTAATCGGGGAAATAAAGATTGTTCAAAAGAGGGACCGCCTTGTTCTGG ATGGGTTGAGGGCATGGCACCAGTTTTCTCAAAATCTGCTTGGCAATGTGCTTGGCATCTTATCCAG aATGATCTTATCCACGGATGGGGCATTGATTACAAATTTGGATATTGTGCTCAG GGTGACAGAACAAAGAACATTGGAGTAGTCGATAGTGAATATATAGTTCATCGAGGGGTACAGACATTGGGAGGTTCTTCGTCAAAG CGAACCCATGGAAAAAACATTGATCCACATGGCCAGACAACTGTAGAAGCGCAACAA GTGAGGACAGGCCTTGATATGCGGACAAAG GTCAGGAGAAATTCACGATTGGAGCTTCGGGATTTCCAGAAGCGTTGGGAGCGGGCCGCTAGGGAAGACAGAGCATGGGTTGATCCATTTGCTCGCTCCCGAAGAAAAGGGAAGAAAAATGATAAACAGTAA
- the LOC102704159 gene encoding uncharacterized protein LOC102704159 isoform X2 produces the protein MRLRLHLLVLCLVIIFLVYNMASYQHRQTTLEAKSRPFDTITVSDKVPGKVPKRSADRVGFLPHGIVEPYSDMELKPLWLTRSAQSKESSQNDRCLIAIPAGINQKKSVDAILKKFLPENFTVMLFHYDGNVDGWNDLPWSRSVVHISASNQTKWWFAKRFLHPSVVSMYEYIFLWDEDLEVDNFNPRRYLNIVKSEGLEISQPGLDPKLSEIHHRITVRKKGWSFHRKVNRGNKDCSKEGPPCSGWVEGMAPVFSKSAWQCAWHLIQNDLIHGWGIDYKFGYCAQGDRTKNIGVVDSEYIVHRGVQTLGGSSSKRTHGKNIDPHGQTTVEAQQVRTGLDMRTKVRRNSRLELRDFQKRWERAAREDRAWVDPFARSRRKGKKNDKQ, from the exons ATGAGACTGCGGTTGCATCTTTTGGTTCTTTGCTTGGTCATTATATTTCTGGTTTATAACATGGCGAGTTACCAACATAGACAGACAACG TTGGAAGCAAAATCTCGCCCATTTGATACAATTACG GTGTCTGACAAAGTGCCTGGTAAGGTGCCTAAAAGATCTGCTGATAGGGTTGGTTTTTTACCTCATGGTATAGTGGAACCTTACTCTGACATGGAGTTGAAGCCATTATGGCTCACAAGAAGTGCGCAATCGAAG GAATCTAGCCAGAATGATCGGTGTTTGATTGCCATCCCTGCTGGtataaatcagaaaaaaagtGTGGATGCTATTCTGAAGAAG TTTCTTCCAGAGAATTTTACTGTTATGTTGTTCCATTATGATGGTAATGTTGATGGTTGGAACGATCTACCTTGGAGCAGAAGTGTGGTACATATATCTGCTTCTAACCAGACAAAATG GTGGTTTGCAAAAAGATTCCTTCATCCTTCTGTTGTCTCCATGTATGAGTATATATTTCTTTGGGATGAAGATCTGGAAGTAGATAACTTTAATCCAAGGAG ATacttaaatatagttaaatcAGAAGGGCTGGAGATATCCCAGCCAGGTCTTGATCCTAAATTGTCTGAAATTCATCATCGGATAACTGTTCGTAAAAAGGGTTGGAGTTTTCATAG AAAAGTTAATCGGGGAAATAAAGATTGTTCAAAAGAGGGACCGCCTTGTTCTGG ATGGGTTGAGGGCATGGCACCAGTTTTCTCAAAATCTGCTTGGCAATGTGCTTGGCATCTTATCCAG aATGATCTTATCCACGGATGGGGCATTGATTACAAATTTGGATATTGTGCTCAG GGTGACAGAACAAAGAACATTGGAGTAGTCGATAGTGAATATATAGTTCATCGAGGGGTACAGACATTGGGAGGTTCTTCGTCAAAG CGAACCCATGGAAAAAACATTGATCCACATGGCCAGACAACTGTAGAAGCGCAACAA GTGAGGACAGGCCTTGATATGCGGACAAAG GTCAGGAGAAATTCACGATTGGAGCTTCGGGATTTCCAGAAGCGTTGGGAGCGGGCCGCTAGGGAAGACAGAGCATGGGTTGATCCATTTGCTCGCTCCCGAAGAAAAGGGAAGAAAAATGATAAACAGTAA